Proteins from one Phocoena sinus isolate mPhoSin1 chromosome 8, mPhoSin1.pri, whole genome shotgun sequence genomic window:
- the LOC116758344 gene encoding LOW QUALITY PROTEIN: olfactory receptor 10A3 (The sequence of the model RefSeq protein was modified relative to this genomic sequence to represent the inferred CDS: inserted 1 base in 1 codon; deleted 2 bases in 1 codon): MKRQNQSSVVEFILLGFSNFPELQGQLFGVFLVDYLVTLMGNAIIIVIISLEQSLHVPMYLFLLNLSVVHVSFSAVIMPEMLVALSNEKSMITFAGCFAQTYFILLFGGTECFLLGAMAYDQFAAICRPLSYPMIMNKRVFMKLVIFSWVSGIMVATVQTLWVFSFPFCGPNEINHLFCETPPRLELACADILLFEICAFTGTFXIVMLPFLLILLFYIRILFAILKMSSTTGRQKAFSTCASHLMSVTLFYGTASMTYLQPKSGYSPETKKLMSLSYSLLMPLLNPLIYSLRNSELKRALMKLWLRKVDLYTF; this comes from the exons atgaaaaggcaaaaccaaAGCTCTGTGGTTGAATTCATCCTCTTGGGCTTTTCTAATTTTCCTGAACTCCAAGGGCagctctttggggttttcttggtTGATTACCTGGTGACTCTGATGGGAAATGCCATCATTATAGTCATCATCTCCCTGGAACAGAGCTTACACGTTCCCATGTACTTGTTTCTCCTGAACTTGTCTGTGGTGCATGTGAGTTTCAGTGCAGTCATTATGCCTGAAATGCTGGTGGCCCTCTCcaatgaa aaaagtatgatcACCTTTGCAGGCTGTTTTGCACAGAcgtatttcattcttctttttggtGGGACCGAATGTTTTCTCCTGGGGGCAATGGCTTATGACCAATTTGCTGCAATCTGCCGTCCTCTGAGCTACCCAATGATTATGAACAAAAGGGTTTTCATGAAATTGGTTATATTCTCATGGGTCTCAGGGATCATGGTGGCTACTGTGCAGACCTTATGGGTTTTTAGTTTTCCCTTTTGTGGCCCCAATGAAATTAATCATCTCTTCTGTGAGACTCCCCCAAGGCTAGAGCTTGCATGTGCAGACATCCTTTTATTTGAAATCTGTGCATTCACTGGTACGT TGATTGTTATGCTCCCTTTCTTGTTGATACTCCTGTTTTACATTCGAATTCTCTTTGCCATCCTGAAGATGTCATCAACCACTGGGAGGCAAAAGGCCTTTTCCACCTGTGCCTCCCATCTCATGTCTGTTACCCTCTTCTATGGCACAGCCAGTATGACTTACTTACAACCCAAATCTGGCTACTCCCCAGAAACCAAGAAGCTGATGTCCTTGTCTTACTCACTTCTTATGCCTCTGCTGAATCCACTGATCTACAGTTTGAGAAACAGTGAGCTGAAAAGAgctttgatgaaattatggctaaGAAAAGTGGATTTATATACATTCTGA